A window of the Electrophorus electricus isolate fEleEle1 chromosome 11, fEleEle1.pri, whole genome shotgun sequence genome harbors these coding sequences:
- the hcrtr2 gene encoding LOW QUALITY PROTEIN: orexin receptor type 2 (The sequence of the model RefSeq protein was modified relative to this genomic sequence to represent the inferred CDS: inserted 3 bases in 2 codons; deleted 2 bases in 1 codon; substituted 2 bases at 2 genomic stop codons), which produces MSGITDNYGCSDCLTLGRHLNSTESYTYSHVEEGDELLKYIWREYLYPKQYEWVLIAGYIIVFLLSLVGNTLVCFTVWKNDNMHTVTNYFIVNLSFPDILVTITCLPASLVVDITETCFFGETLCRILPYXXIRTISVSVSVLTLSHIAQDRRYAICHPLKIKSMVRRAXRSIVLIWLVSCIIMVPQAVVIECSSLLPELLPELTNKTIRDEHWGDEIYPKVYHTCFFIVTYFAPLCLMVLAYIQICHKLWCQQIPGTSSVLQRKYLRCSKSLRCSTQATVPGESVKVRKSTVSAQIKQTRTRRKTARMLIVVLLFFTICYLPISVLNVMKRVFGGFKSMSDREMVYAWFTFTHWLIYANSASNPIIYNFLSDKFQEEFKAAITCQYSGRGEXKEWVMAKMNTDSHKSLSTQVSHLDNVSWLSDQAV; this is translated from the exons ATGTCTGGAATTACTGATAATTACGGTTGCAGCGATTGTTTAACATTAGGGCGTCATCTGAACTCAACGGAAAGTTACACGTATTCTCATGTTGAAGAAGGTGATGAACTTTTGAAGTACATATGGAGAGAATACTTGTATCCAAAACAGTATGAGTGGGTTTTAATAGCCGGATATATTATTGTTTTCCTGCTCTCTTTGGTTGGGAACACATTAG TTTGCTTTACAGTATGGAAAAATGATAACATGCATACAGTAACCAACTACTTCATTGTGAACCTCTCCTTTCCTGATATCCTGGTCACTATAACATGCCTTCCTGCAAGTTTGGTAGTGGACatcacagaaacatgtttttttgGAGAAACGCTCTGCCGAATATTACCCTATTAATAGATAAGG AcaatctctgtgtctgtctccgtGCTGACCCTCAGTCACATAGCACAGGATCGGAGGTATGCAATCTGCCACCCACTCAAGATCAAGAGCATGGTTAGAAGGG ACAGAAGCATTGTCCTCATCTGGCTGGTGTCCTGCATCATCATGGTCCCGCAGGCAGTTGTCATAGAATGCAGCAGCCTGCTGCCTGAGCTGCTGCCCGAGCTCACCAACAAGACCATCCGTGATGAGCACTGGGGAG ATGAGATCTATCCCAAGGTCTACCACACCTGCTTCTTTATTGTCACTTATTTTGCCCCTTTGTGCCTAATGGTCCTGGCATACATACAAATCTGTCATAAGCTCTGGTGTCAGCA GATTCCTGGAACGTCGTCGGTGCTGCAGCGAAAGTATCTGCGGTGCAGT AAGTCTCTGCGGTGTTCGACTCAGGCCACAGTCCCTGGTGAGTCAGTCAAGGTCAGGAAAAGCACAGTGTCGGCCCAAATAAAGCAGACAAGGACCAGGCGGAAAACAGCACGCATGCTGATTGTGGTACTCCTCTTCTTCACCATCTGTTATCTGCCCATTAGTGTCCTCAACGTCATGAAGAG AGTGTTTGGTGGTTTCAAGAGCATGAGCGATAGAGAGATGGTGTATGCCTGGTTCACCTTTACCCACTGGCTTATATATGCCAACAGTGCGTCCAATCCAATCATCTACAACTTCCTCAGTG ATAAATTTCAGGAGGAGTTCAAAGCAGCCATCACCTGTCAGTACTCAGGCAGAGGTGA AAAAGAGTGGGTAATGGCCAAGATGAACACGGACAGCCACAAGTCCCTATCCACGCAAGTCAGCCATTTAGACAACGTGTCATGGCTCTCAGACCAGGCAGTGTAG
- the gfral gene encoding GDNF family receptor alpha-like — MKSVIVVVLGVYLALQTVCTRIPTDCLSLLGPCVSPDLCKNEENLLQTICDSKSGNCQMQDSEGCNETIQAIFGRSPPWRRECACDEEDPCDTLQLLASLCHSHLAGDGDLGTSDKSSIAAQQWTVTEQQELSQHENVHCVPVHENMKLKGEWKSSRLSGYVPGPNASCLQEMMLCIQDEVCNRHLVPFVQSCSRPQCEDVQCRLAARRFYSGLPQNVAEMLLFCQCAKGEQDCEQVWGTLQSVSCTGAQVPLRSCLDTLESCTRNMLCRQTFEAFLSKCFEPEDTPYSEYSTTDLIHIIDLNHFLSEDKECRKAFVATVGSILQSPCTCQELYHHDLYKCNMLQQAIQNRSHFRLHGAKRNASLQTEVNKSKPGHSQFNDQLWYFLVYIFVVVVILTAVTIIWHKLRRTHRLSKNARFNLPQDSTKSLVL, encoded by the exons ATGAAATCGGTAATAGTCGTTG TTTTAGGGGTCTATCTGGCTTTGCAGACAGTTTGCACCAGGATACCTACAGACTGTTTGTCACTGCTGGGACCATGTGTTTCACCAGACCTCTGTAAAAATGAAGAGAACCTTCTGCAAACCATCTGTGACTCTAAAA GTGGCAACTGCCAGATGCAAGATTCTGAGGGCTGTAACGAGACCATCCAGGCCATCTTTGGCCGTTCGCCGCCGTGGAGGAGAGAGTGTGCCTGTGATGAAGAAGACCCATGTGACACCCTGCAGCTGTTGGCTTCTCTGTGCCATTCGCATTTGG CAGGTGATGGGGATCTAGGCACATCTGACAAGTCGAGCATAGCAGCCCAGCAGTGGACTGTGACAGAGCAGCAGGAGCTCAGCCAA CACGAGAATGTTCACTGTGTTCCAGTGCATGAGAACATGAAACTGAAGGGAGAATGGAAATCAAGCAGACTTTCAGGATATG TGCCTGGCCCAAATGCGTCCTGCCTTCAGGAGATGATGCTATGCATCCAGGATGAAGTCTGCAACAGGCACCTTGTGCCATTTGTCCAGTCCTGCTCGAGGCCTCAGTGTGAGGATGTACAATGCAGACTGGCTGCAAGACGCTTCTACTCTGGTCTGCCTCAGAATGTGGCTGAGATGCTGCTGTTCTGCCAGTGTGCGAAAGGGGAGCAGGACTGTGAGCAGGTCTGGGGCACTCTGCAGTCCGTCTCTTGCACAGGAGCCCAGGTGCCCCTGCGGAGCTGCTTGGACACACTAGAGAGCTGCACTAGAAACATGCTGTGCAG GCAAACATTTGAAGCATTTTTGTCTAAATGCTTTGAGCCAGAGGATACGCCATACAGTGAATATTCAACCACGGACTTGATACATATCATAGATCTTAACCATTTTCTCAGTGAAGACAAAGAATGTAGAAAGGCGTTTGTGGCCACAGTGGGGTCTATTCTGCAGAGTCCTTGCACCTGCCAGGAGTTGTATCATCACGACCTATACAAGTGCAATATGCTGCAACAAGCCATTCAAAACAGGTCCCACTTCA GGTTACATGGGGCAAAAAGAAATGCCTCATTACAGACAGAAGTAAACAAATCAAAACCAGGCCACTCACAGTTCAATG ATCAGTTATGGTACTTTTTGGTGTACATCTTTGTGGTTGTGGTAATATTAACTGCAGTCACCATTATTTGGCACAAACTCAG GAGAACGCACAGATTGTCAAAGAATGCAAGATTTAATCTGCCACAAGACTCCACAAAATCACTTGTGCTGTAG